Proteins co-encoded in one Xiphophorus hellerii strain 12219 chromosome 10, Xiphophorus_hellerii-4.1, whole genome shotgun sequence genomic window:
- the LOC116727429 gene encoding leucine-rich repeat-containing protein 51-like, with protein MYGPPIDLSFKDLNNVTDALAEIPRRPLRPLKIDLNNKYLSQSMRLNNNNITNLVGLEFILNHFLAQPSSLGWLDLSCNKITSIEHVLCELKELRVLYLHGNDIWSLTEINKLGELNYLHTITLHGNGIENIKGYRNYVISMLPHLKRMDFSAVTRQEKVLASIWSTNIKLPRTRPKDVSEDD; from the exons ATGTATGGTCCTCCAATAGATCTGTCTTTCAAAGACCTCAACAATGTCACAG ATGCTCTGGCGGAGATTCCCCGCCGTCCCCTGCGACCTTTAAAGATCGACTTGAACAACAAGTACCTGAGCCAGTCGATGCgtctgaacaacaacaacatcacaAATCTCGTTGGCCTTGAAttcattttgaatcattttctgGCTCAGCCATCATCGCTTGGCTGGCTGGATCTCTCCTGCAACAAAATAACAAGCATTGAACAT GTTCTATGTGAGCTAAAGGAGCTGCGTGTTTTGTATCTGCATGGCAATGACATCTGGAGCctgactgaaataaacaaattaggAGAGTTGAATTATCTGCACACCATCACGCTTCATGGAAATGGGATCGAAAACATAAAGGGCTACAG GAATTACGTTATTTCGATGTTGCCTCACCTGAAGAGGATGGACTTCAGTGCTGTGACTCGCCAGGAGAAGGTCTTGGCTTCTATTTGGTCTACGAACATCAAACTTCCCAGAACACGACCCAAAGATGTGTCAGAAGATGATTAA